Below is a window of Phaenicophaeus curvirostris isolate KB17595 chromosome 15, BPBGC_Pcur_1.0, whole genome shotgun sequence DNA.
CTGAGATCTTGATTTCACACATTGTAtttgaataactttttttttttttcctagatgcCTTGGAGCTTTACAATATTTTCCTGTCCATGGAGCAAAGAATAAACTTCCGCcggcaaaaggaaaaaagcgtTATTTGTTTAGGAGACCAAATCAACTTCGGACACAGCAGCACACTTTGTAACTTCATTAATAATCCCCCGCATCGCTTTCTGCCCGTCTTATTTTACCACCAGACAATGGACACGTTGTAAATGAGGAAGGACGCAAAGCAGGCTTGTGTGTTCCTGTGTGAATCCTGCCTTTGTGAAGGGCACTAAAGAGCAGAACTGTTTTCTGTCTGGAAGACAGACACTTCCGATAATAATAATCATCTTAATTAACTCCAGAATGATAACACACTACCTGGAAAGGACACCACTTCTCCCAGTTACCTTAGGAATCAGCAGTTCCCAGTCTATACAGTGGAACATCAGTTTTATAGGATTATTCTGCTTGCAAATGCAATTACGAAGGAAAAGTGAAGACGGGTGCAGCTGACCTAGATTTTTATTTAGCAGATGTGATTTCACTTAATTTCTCCACAGCTTTGATGATTCTCATGGAAGAATGTATTAGAATAAATTACTCCCCTAAAATAGAGGCCCCGCTCTACCCATGCTGCATGCAAATCAAGCTGTTCAAACACTTGCCCTCCAGATTGCAGAGGCACAGTTTTGCACACGCTGACACACAATTCCATGCTAGATAAGCCCTTCTCAATCTATTTTCTGAATTCCTGTTGAAATTACCACTTTCAAATTGAGGGCAGGCATTTACGACACAAAATTACTTTACTTTTTATATCCCAAAGGTATAAATACAGCTAAATACAGTCACCTGAATCCATATTTAGACATCTGAATACAAGAGGATGAAGTTTTCAAAGCAGGCTGCTGCCTGGGTCTCTTCAAGCCCAAGGGCACTTAAGGTCACCAGGACCTTTGTGAAAAATGACACTACATTCAGTGCCAAACAGTGAATTCAAAAGGACCACGTTGGAAAATGATCGTTTACCAGGGCATAAGCAGTAATTAATAACACTTAGGAAGTAAGAAATGATATATTTCTACAAGGCACCTCTAAAACAGAGTGAAACACCGACAAACTTTGCTCTCAGATAACCTCCTCCCATGCCACGCAGAACAAAGGGGTTAAACAGGGTTGAGAAGTTAAACACCCAAAAGACATGTTCCTGACTGTGCTAAGActcactttaaaaagaaaagatgaggctttgagcaacctgatccagtgggaggtgtccctgcctatgaggggaggagggggggggagaACGGGACgagatttaaggtcccttccaagccaaaccattctgtgattctattaaaaAAGCACAAACGGGGCCAAGGGAAAACCCTCCATTGTTACAAACTCACTTTGATTTCACCGTGCCgcccagccccttcccaacCTCTATCAAGCTGAGCCAAAGCCTTCACCTGTCACCTCCCAGGAGGAGACAGTGACACACATTGCCTGAAGTCACCTCCTTCGGTGGAAGGACAGCCAGAGAACAGTCACCTAACCTGGATACTACAGACCATTGCGCTTAGCAGACCGGATAGTAACAAACACCCATCTCTTACCCCATCACAGGGACTTGCTAAGGTGCTGGTCACCTGCTCATAGGCAGCCACAGTCTCCGCAGTGCTGGAATGGCTGAAAGGTTTTACAAAGAGGAAATCGCTCTGGTCAGACATGGGCGAGAAACAAGAGGTGTAATTCTGTGCCTGGGAGGTCAAACCCGCTCCTCCCACGTCCAGGTACTTGATGAAGCCATCTGGCTTCATCTGCCCATGGAAATGGGAGGCAGGCTTGCGGCCAGTCCCCCGGCAGCAACCTGCCAAGGTCCAGCTGGCAGCACCAGCTTTGAGACACCGGACAGCCACCACAGCAAACACCACGCAGCACAAGAAGGAAATGGACACCAGGGAGACGATGAGGTAAAATGTCACGTTGGTATCCGTGGGAGAAGATTTGGGGAGATCCAAGGACTTTGCGAAGTCCGGCACAccattttcctctgcagaaatTACTATTACCACTGAGGCAGAGAGGGATGGCGTCCCATTGTCCCTCACTTCAACCACCAGCCTGTGGGGGTCCTCTGACCACCCTAGAGCCTGTGCAACCCTTATCTCTCCAGAGCGGCGTTCCACTTGGAAAGGCAAAGCCTCAGTGGTCTCCTGCAGGTGGTAGGACAGCCAAGCATTATGGCCACTATCGGCATCAACAGCTACAATTTTGGTGACCAGATAGCCAGGTTCTACCAAGGCTGGGATGGTTTGGTGGAAAGCAGAGCCCTTGGGGACAGATGGGTAGACAATGGCAGGGGCATTGTCATTCTCATCCAGGACAAACACATTGACCACAGCAGTGCTACTCAGTGCAGGAGACCCGGCATCCTTCACCTCCACCAACACCTGGAACACCTTATCCTGCTCGTAGTCCAGAGCTCTTGCAGTGTAGACGGTGCCATTGTCATGGTCTATTCGGAAGTACGTTGAGATGGGTATATCCTGCATCCCATTGTCCAGGATGGAGTAAGATAGCTTGGCATTGCTACCTTCATCGGGATCAAATGCTGATGCTGTAAAAACAGAAGTTCCAGGAAGGGAGTTTTCCTGAACATGAGCTGTATCAAAAGGGATAGAAAAATTCGGGGCGTTATCATTCACGTCAGCAATTTGGAGGTAAAAGGTTTTTTGCGTTGCCCTTTGTGGGGACCCTGAATCCACAGCCCTCACTGTGATGTTGTATCCACTGGCCTTCTCCCGATCAAGGGGGCCATTTGTGACCAGTGAGAAATGTTCTTTAAATGACGACACCAGTTTAAATGGAAGCTCTTTTGCTATCTGCAGACGGACCTGCCCGTTGTCACCAGAATCGCTGTCCTTCACACCGATGAGGGCAATCACAGTGCCTGGGGTTGCATCCTCCTGCACTGGGCTGGAGACTGAGGTGAGCACAATCTCTGGGCTGTTATCATTGATATCGATTAATTCCACTCGCAGGTGACAGTGTCCTTCCATGGCTGGGGATCCCTTGTCCCTGGCTCGAACAGCAATCTCATAAGCACTGGATTCTTCATAATCCAGTGGGGCTTTGGTTCTGATCTCCCCTGTCCGGGGATCTAAGGAGAAGAGTTTGGTGAATTTACCAGGTGCGTTATTGCtaattttgaaagaatattCCATGTCCCCGTTGGGACCTTCGTCCAGGTCGGTGACATTCAATTTGGTGACCAGAGTGCCCACTGGCACATTCTCCTCCAGATACACCTTGGATATGGGTGGGTCGCAAACAGGAGGGTTGTCATTTGCATCCAGGACATGGATGGTAACCTTAGCAGTGCCAGATTTCACAGGATTCCCTCCATCCAGGGCTGTCAGTGTTAGGCGATGAACAGCCACTTTCTCTCTATCCAGTGCCTTTTTAAGTACGATCTCAGGCATTTTAACACCATCTCCTCTCACGTTGATACTCAGGGCAAAATGCTCACTGGGGCTGAGCTCGTAGGTGGAGATGGAATTGGAGCCCATATCAGGGTCTTCTGCTACCTCCAAGGGCAGCCGAGTCCCAGGGTTGGCTACCTCAGTGATCTCCAAGACCACCTCCGGCTTGGGGAACTggggcgcgttgtcgttcacgtcGAGGACGTCCACCTCAACGCGGTGGAGCTGGAGGGGATGCTCCATGACGAGTTGGAGGTGCAAGGAGCATGTGGGGCTCTGCCCGCACAACGCCTCCCGGTCCAGCCTGCTATCGAGGAGCAGCACGCCGGCCGCCAAATCCACTTGGAAGTGCTGCTGCCCACCCTCACTCACCAGGCGAAGGTTGCGGGCAGCCAGGCTCCGCACATCCACCCCAAGGTCCTTGGCCAGGTCGCCCACCGAGGAGCCCGGCTTTCGGTCCTCGGGCACGGAGTagaggagctgggagctgctgggagccgGCAGGCAGGAGAAGGCTGCGAGCAGCAGCGGGAGCTGCCATGGCAAACTCCTTCCCCCGAGCATCCCGTGCCGGCTGGGCGAGCGGAGCAGCGCGGAGCAGCGCGGAGCGGATCCGCGCAGCCTCCCCCGCCGCCGGCCCCGgcagccgccgccgcgccgGAACCTCCGCGCCCCGCGGAGGGATGCGCAGGGGAAGAAGCCGCCGCCGGAGCCGggcagggaaggatggagagagcggggcggggcggggggggatgcggggcgggggggtggaAGGGGGGCGATCACAAACCGGCCGGCGGAGCCGCTCCTCGGCACGCACAAGCACACAAAGTCGGCGAGCGGAGGGGATGGACCGAATGACAGTTTTACGTCTTTCAacagccccctcctcctcctccttcccctcccttttctctccctccctccctcctcctcctcctcctctgtctcCTCAGCAGCCCTCCCCAAAATACGCACGGCgctccccccgccgccgcctccccgcccCCGCCGGGAACGCGCCGGGGACTCCCGGCAGCGGGAACCCCTCTGGTTCTGCCCCTCCCGGCTGCTGGAAGTGGGGGACCGGCGGGCACCCACTCCCTAAAGCCGTctggggggtggagggggcgGGGAGGGTATTCCGAGCCGGTTGGGCACCGAGTCGGGTACCACGGGTACCGGTTCGGTACGGGGGTGGGTACCGAGGGTACCGAGCCCCGCAGATGCCAGGGATGCAGTCAGGCTGGGAGACACATTCCCGAGCTCACCTCGCAGCGCAGGGTGGAATCCTGTGGGTTGGCACCAGTTGGACCCCCAGAGGGCTTCACAAACATGAACTCGCTGATGTCGGAGACCGGCGAAAAGCAGGAGCGGTaccgtggggcagggggggccgTGGCTGTCACCTGGACGCCCATCACCGTGTCCCCTTGCTTAGGTTCATAGTGCAAGTGCCCAAAAATgtggctgggagggggctggagcgTGTTGACGCTCTCGACGCAGCGGCTCTTGTTGGCAGGCGCAGAGCCCCGTCGGAGGCACCGCACGCCCAGCACTGCCAGTACCACCAGTGAGATAGTGGAGAGGAGCACCAGGGTCACAATCAGATAAAGTGTAACCGTGGGTAAGCCCCCACCATCAGTGCCCCGAGCCTCAGAGCCCTGCAAGGCCTCTGggcccttctcctccaccagcaccaccagcgTGATGGCTGTGGAGAGCGGCGGGTCCCCAGCATCACGAACCACCACCAGCAATTCATGCGCAGAAGCATCCATCTCCTGCAGGGCCCGCGTGATCCGGATCTCCCCCGAGCGCAGGGCCACGCTGAAAAGCCCTGGGTCTGTGGCTTCCGCAAGGTGGTAGGAGAGCCAGGCATTGCGCCCTGAGTCCGCATCTATTGCCACCACCTTGGTGACAAGAGCAAGAGGGGCGATGGAGGGGGAGATTCGGAACTGGGTAGTGGAGTCCTCCCCGGCCTTGGGGAAATGTACCTGCGGGGCATTGTCATTCTGGTCCACTATAAAAACATGAACCAGCGTCCTGTTCCTCAGGGCTGGGGAGCCACCATCAGAGACCTCCACGTGGAACTGGAGATAGGTGGTTTGCTCATAGTCAAAGGGGAGTTTGGCAGACACCTGCCCACTTGTGGGATGTATGGAGAGGTAGTGAGTCGCATCCAGGCCAGGATCTGTCCCACCAGCTCGTAGGATGGAGTAGGAGAGGCGGGAATTCTGCTCTGAGTCAGGATCAACAGCAGAGACTGTAACCAGCACGCTGCCCGCCAGGTTGTTCTCTGCCACCAGCACTTCATAGGACTCTTGCTCAAACTGGGGCGCGTTGTCATTGACATCCATGAGGGCGATGGGCAAGACGGTGTGGCGGGAGAGAGGGGGGCTGCCCAGGTCCGAGGCAGAGATGGTGACATTGTAGTAGGCAACATGCTCCCGGTCCAAACGGGTGCTGGTTAGCAGTGAGTACTGGTGCTCATAATCCTTGCGCAGCCGGAAGGGAAGATCTGGAGACACGTGACACTGGACCTTGCCTTGCTCACCAGAGTCCCTGTCTCTGACATGTATCACAGCCACCACTGTTCCTGGGGGTGCATCCTcactcagggagctggagaaggacgtAAGAATAACCTCAGGGGCATTGTCGTTCACATCAGTGACTTCCACTACCACGCTGCAGTGCTCCTCCATCGTGGGTGATCCCATGTCCTTGGCCTCCACTTCGATCTCATACACTGTTGCCTCCTCGAAGTCCAGGTTGCCCTGGACACGAATCTCCCCAGTTTGCTCATCAATGGCAAAGATCTGGCGTAGGGCAGCTGAGTTGTGGCTGCTGAGGGAATAACGGATATCTCCATTGGGCCCTTCATCCACATCGGTGGCATTTAACTTCACCACAAGGGTGCCCAGCGGCGAGTTCTCCACCAAACGGGCTCCATACGATGGTCTGTCAAAGACAGGGTGGTTGTCATTGGCATCCAGGACCTGAATAGTGATGCGTATCTTGCTGGACTTGTGGGGAGAGCCCCCGTCTTCAGCGGTCAGAACCAGATAGTGGAAAGCTCTGAGCTCCCGGTCCAGGGCCTTCTCCAGCACCAGCTCAGGGAACTTCCCACCATCCGTGCGTGCCTTCACATTGAGGTTGAAGTTCTCATTAGCACTCAGGTGATAGGTCTGCAAGGTGTTGGTGCCCACGTCGGGgtcctgggcaggctggatgggaAATCGGGCGCCCAAGGACGCCAGCTCGTAGATGCGCAAGGAAACCTCATCGTTAGGGAACTCCGGAGGGTTGTCATTGATATCCAGGATCTCCACCTCGATGCGATAAAACTCCACTGGGTTCTCGATGGCAAGTTTCAGGTGGAGGAAGCAACGGGGGTTCTgcccacagagctgctcccgGTCTATCCGCTCGCTGACCATTATGATGCCGGTGTGCACATTGACAGAGAAGTACTGGGAATCCGAATCGGACAGTACCTGCAGGTTGGCTGCCGCCAGTTTGGCCACATCGGTGCCCAGGTCCTTCGCGATATTGCCCACGAAGGCACCCCGGGTGAGCTCCTCCGGGATGCTGTAGCGGATCTGGGCAGAGGAGCTGTGCAAGAACAAGCAGAAGGAGAAGACAGGCGGCAGTCCCAGGCACCGGGCCGCCTTCCCTGCCCTCGGCATCCTTGCCGGGTGGGCGGCCGGGGAGCGATGCCCTCCGCGCTGCGGGGCCGCGCTCAGCGCTCGCCGCTCCCATTCATTGTTTGGGGCGGACGCCGGGTACCACTGGGGCGGGGGCCGCCGCGGCTCCGCGCAGCCGCCTCGCTATTGGCTCCGAGCGCCGCGCCGCTGCTCCAATCGCCGCTCTCCTCTCCCAGGACAGCAACACCGGCGCCAATCGCAACCCGCGGGCTGTTGCCGCGCGGCGCGAACGGCCGCTTCccccggcggcggctccgcgcaTCCCACGCCCCCCGCAtcccccggcggcggcggctccgcgcaTCCCTCATCCcccggtggcggcggcggctccaCACCCCCCCGCGCATCCCGCATCCCCCGATGGCGGCGGCTCCACACCCCCCCGCGCATCCCTCATCccccggcggcggctccgcgcaTCCCGCGCATCCCAGtggcggcggctccgcgcaTCCCTGACCGGGGCGCAACGGCGGCTCtcgggagaggaggggggaaagcgCAGTCCGGCCGCCAGGCGAGTCCCGCACCGGCACTGCCTCCCCTGCCCCTACGCTCTCACCTGGCCGGGGTCCCGCAGCGTACCGGTAGCAGAGAGGAAAGCCCCCGGGTCCCTCGGAAGGGTGGCGGGGGGCGGGCATGGGCGCAGGAAGGTGAAGTCACTGCGGTCGGAGCCGGGGGAGAAGCAGGTGCTGTAGCATTGGGACTGGGTGTCCGTGGGTCGCAGAGTGACCTCCATGTACTTAAGGGTGCCAtcagagctgagctgcagcttGGGGCTGGAATGCTTGAAGAAATCCCGGGAAGGTGACTCGTCGAtccagcagcaacagcagggTGAGCCGGTGACACGGCCTCTGCGACGGAG
It encodes the following:
- the LOC138727290 gene encoding protocadherin gamma-C5-like isoform X6; this encodes MEHPLQLHRVEVDVLDVNDNAPQFPKPEVVLEITEVANPGTRLPLEVAEDPDMGSNSISTYELSPSEHFALSINVRGDGVKMPEIVLKKALDREKVAVHRLTLTALDGGNPVKSGTAKVTIHVLDANDNPPVCDPPISKVYLEENVPVGTLVTKLNVTDLDEGPNGDMEYSFKISNNAPGKFTKLFSLDPRTGEIRTKAPLDYEESSAYEIAVRARDKGSPAMEGHCHLRVELIDINDNSPEIVLTSVSSPVQEDATPGTVIALIGVKDSDSGDNGQVRLQIAKELPFKLVSSFKEHFSLVTNGPLDREKASGYNITVRAVDSGSPQRATQKTFYLQIADVNDNAPNFSIPFDTAHVQENSLPGTSVFTASAFDPDEGSNAKLSYSILDNGMQDIPISTYFRIDHDNGTVYTARALDYEQDKVFQVLVEVKDAGSPALSSTAVVNVFVLDENDNAPAIVYPSVPKGSAFHQTIPALVEPGYLVTKIVAVDADSGHNAWLSYHLQETTEALPFQVERRSGEIRVAQALGWSEDPHRLVVEVRDNGTPSLSASVVIVISAEENGVPDFAKSLDLPKSSPTDTNVTFYLIVSLVSISFLCCVVFAVVAVRCLKAGAASWTLAGCCRGTGRKPASHFHGQMKPDGFIKYLDVGGAGLTSQAQNYTSCFSPMSDQSDFLFVKPFSHSSTAETVAAYEQVTSTLASPCDGQAQPNTDWRFSQTQRPGTSGSQNGEEGGAWPNNQFDTEMLQAMILASANEAADGNSTLGGGTGTMGLSARYGPQFTLQHVPDYRQNVYIPGSTATLTNAAGKRDAKGAGNAGGNKKKSGKKEKK
- the LOC138727290 gene encoding protocadherin gamma-C5-like isoform X4, with protein sequence MPRAGKAARCLGLPPVFSFCLFLHSSSAQIRYSIPEELTRGAFVGNIAKDLGTDVAKLAAANLQVLSDSDSQYFSVNVHTGIIMVSERIDREQLCGQNPRCFLHLKLAIENPVEFYRIEVEILDINDNPPEFPNDEVSLRIYELASLGARFPIQPAQDPDVGTNTLQTYHLSANENFNLNVKARTDGGKFPELVLEKALDRELRAFHYLVLTAEDGGSPHKSSKIRITIQVLDANDNHPVFDRPSYGARLVENSPLGTLVVKLNATDVDEGPNGDIRYSLSSHNSAALRQIFAIDEQTGEIRVQGNLDFEEATVYEIEVEAKDMGSPTMEEHCSVVVEVTDVNDNAPEVILTSFSSSLSEDAPPGTVVAVIHVRDRDSGEQGKVQCHVSPDLPFRLRKDYEHQYSLLTSTRLDREHVAYYNVTISASDLGSPPLSRHTVLPIALMDVNDNAPQFEQESYEVLVAENNLAGSVLVTVSAVDPDSEQNSRLSYSILRAGGTDPGLDATHYLSIHPTSGQVSAKLPFDYEQTTYLQFHVEVSDGGSPALRNRTLVHVFIVDQNDNAPQVHFPKAGEDSTTQFRISPSIAPLALVTKVVAIDADSGRNAWLSYHLAEATDPGLFSVALRSGEIRITRALQEMDASAHELLVVVRDAGDPPLSTAITLVVLVEEKGPEALQGSEARGTDGGGLPTVTLYLIVTLVLLSTISLVVLAVLGVRCLRRGSAPANKSRCVESVNTLQPPPSHIFGHLHYEPKQGDTVMGVQVTATAPPAPRYRSCFSPVSDISEFMFVKPSGGPTGANPQDSTLRCEQAQPNTDWRFSQTQRPGTSGSQNGEEGGAWPNNQFDTEMLQAMILASANEAADGNSTLGGGTGTMGLSARYGPQFTLQHVPDYRQNVYIPGSTATLTNAAGKRDAKGAGNAGGNKKKSGKKEKK